One part of the Oncorhynchus kisutch isolate 150728-3 linkage group LG22, Okis_V2, whole genome shotgun sequence genome encodes these proteins:
- the ppp1r3ab gene encoding uncharacterized protein ppp1r3ab isoform X2, which produces MLNVSCQREAENLALRFPFTLSLDSPMESATAEPRPTGVSSLLGVPGLITWDGNEAIDAEVIGGIRPRSSPLPRRRSSSDLKDCELELTPSSSRRVSFADALGQNLVNVKEFDSWDITIPLNFDALEGEKEVEEYYLSSLYTPPPSQEAMVLRVQEQKLELESIELLRGTTILRGVVRVLNVSFDKMVYIRTSLDAWVTHFDLLAEFIPGSSNGDTDCFSFKLTLVPPFGEKGARVDFCLRHEFPCDENWLSISDESSDVNKRGGEMTSVNISESESGALEDDHQKLLIESSHNSSRRNRRKAARLVKVQDYFIQREDETQEKEKGAVEPSQIPQETPSNGPVVQPLPPQHRKMFGLQATSDSLAMCNKLSPGLRDSTSCEESVKPENIDSMVSSAPSELGEEHASPILSNKSDLTDQPATLCQNGDTSVSKVEGSALMQMESEKGGSAISTEGTRSDNTVRLENSTAGSVPGSQTISFTFGNVVAPLYCQVFGRVVSESQSSTDIGNRTRGTLHGRDSTACTVQSYVETHSCVSADTHGTPEEKPVDQQQYLESNQGQFISGLSAEKESELEPLSEKAGGFPRAHTALHTAVALRAQIPKEDSGLQGPEENILPPQSQIHQDSEFFQTQTPLRNTTLSQTPPDTTLSQTQTLIDTTQGSLLQSQTEMGSKHVSAEMYMQGYSGGYERPDESEEMENPSPANTDEWSTGTFTELVGTYIAMLEPVYADLKVFTSTTKMEEKIPTEHQSVAVTCTDTLEEETSGTMLKEDPIVIKGWTSLEKLMRKQTDQVKGEPSVEVSNTFGDEENRHSIDSKVYSEEEGEMTNYVRDDYDEDTDKVPMSKEEDIHKEDDLVIVKNKEDLVPTENEKGPSDGQPLLMNNIIGKDWEGTVEEEEEEMMGEYVEEGKWEEEKVEVEMMAGERELEEVGEVEATEEEVGKEVTKEELAVEEVDKDKEEIMLWEKVQGRGEEELVKGEEEIEKEMEDEMVVEEELEELEEGDVKWIDWEEEEIVAEEKEEEAEKDKVDVELLDDQNELVDELSKPMGNPCEGKGGESTNGNVAEKSGPEENTLKTDEVSNLCYNDVTPDTNHLGGEEMDSIKGDGESYIQTDEPAREKEGEGGAEADNASTESPSDDEMELYMHSLRAAQKQRNKDLSLGKRPSISRRGSRLSMPSISESVDEASNQEDQPDTVSVEHQSTSAVPVVEGGQDSTRSNVMWWRETFSWHNLSKALLYIVLFVVFFFAAYHYDFLACFSLYLLSVIWLVCQGEKPQMKGNNRIGRDP; this is translated from the exons ATGTTGAATGTCAGTTgccagagagaagcagagaactTGGCTCTGCGATTCCCCTTCACTCTGTCACTAGACAGCCCAATGGAGTCTGCTACGGCTGAACCAAGACCCACTGGGGTCAGCAGCCTCCTGGGTGTCCCAGGGCTCATCACCTGGGACGGGAACGAGGCGATTGATGCGGAGGTGATCGGTGGCATCAGGCCCAGGTCCTCCCCTCTTCCACGGAGAAGGAGCTCCAGTGACTTAAAGGACTGCGAGCTCGAGCTGACACCGTCAAGCTCCAGGAGGGTGTCCTTTGCGGACGCCCTTGGCCAAAACCTGGTGAACGTGAAAGAGTTTGACTCGTGGGACATAACCATCCCGCTGAATTTCGACGCccttgagggagagaaagaggtagaggaatACTACCTGTCCTCCTTATACACTCCTCCACCGTCCCAAGAAGCCATGGTCCTGAGGGTTCAGGAGCAGAAGCTAGAGCTGGAGAGCATTGAGTTACTCCGCGGGACTACGATACTGAGGGGCGTGGTCCGTGTTCTCAATGTCTCATTTGATAAGATGGTGTACATCCGCACCTCTCTGGATGCCTGGGTCACGCACTTTGACCTGCTGGCAGAGTTCATACCAGGGTCCAGCAATGGAGACACTGACTGCTTCTCCTTCAAGCTCACCCTGGTGCCCCCCTTTGGGGAAAAGGGGGCCAGAGTGGACTTCTGTCTCCG TCATGAATTTCCCTGTGACGAAAACTGGTTATCCATCAGTGATGAATCGTCAG ATGTAAACAAAcgtggaggagagatgactagtgTGAACATCTCTGAGTCTGAGTCAGGAGCACTCGAAGATGATCATCAGAAATTACTG ATTGAGAGCAGCCACAACTCCAGCCGGAGAAACAGACGAAAGGCAGCACGATTGGTGAAGGTGCAGGACTACTTCATTCAGAGAGAGGATGAGACccaagagaaagagaagggagcagTGGAACCATCACAGATCCCACAGGAAACACCTTCAAATGGGCCTGTGGTACAACCACTGCCACCACAGCACAGGAAAATGTTTGGGCTGCAGGCGACTTCAGATTCTCTAGCTATGTGCAACAAATTGTCTCCTGGTCTCAGGGACAGCACGTCTTGTGAGGAGTCAGTGAAACCTGAGAACATAGACTCAATGGTCAGCTCAGCCCCATCCGAGCTGGGAGAGGAACATGCCTCACCGATCCTCAGCAACAAGTCAGATTTAACTGATCAACCCGCTACTCTGTGCCAAAATGGTGATACGTCTGTTTCTAAAGTGGAAGGAAGTGCTCTGATGCAGATGGAATCTGAGAAGGGTGGATCTGCCATCAGCACAGAAGGAACACGTTCAGATAACACTGTGAGGTTGGAGAACAGCACAGCAGGCTCAGTCCCAGGCAGCCAGACCATTAGCTTTACGTTTGGAAATGTTGTGGCCCCACTATACTGTCAGGTATTTGGTAGAGTGGTGAGCGAGAGCCAGAGCTCAACCGATATTGGGAATCGAACAAGGGGGACATTGCATGGAAGGGATTCAACAGCCTGTACAGTCCAGAGTTACGTAGAAACTCACTCCTGTGTTTCAGCTGATACCCACGGGACACCTGAAGAAAAGCCTGTAGATCAACAGCAATATCTTGAATCAAACCAAGGACAGTTCATCTCTGGATTAAGTGCAGAAAAAGAGTCTGAACTTGAACCTCTGTCAGAAAAGGCAGGAGGTTTTCCCAGGgctcacactgccctgcacactgctGTTGCTCTCAGGGCACAAATCCCCAAAGAGGACTCAGGCCTCCAGGGGCCTGAAGAGAACATTCTGCCTCCCCAGTCCCAGATCCACCAGGACAGCGAGTTTTTCCAGACACAAACCCCATTACGAAACACAACACTTTCACAAACTCCTCCAGACACAACactttcacaaacacaaacattgaTAGACACAACACAAGGCAGTCTCTTAcagtcacaaactgaaatggggTCTAAACATGTCTCTGCTGAAATGTATATGCAGGGGTACAGTGGTGGATATGAGAGACCTGATGAGTCAGAGGAAATGGAGAACCCTTCCCCAGCCAACACTGATGAATGGTCAACAGGGACATTCACAGAATTAGTAGGCACATATATAGCCATGCTAGAGCCTGTGTATGCTGACCTAAAGGTTTTCACTTCAACAACAAAGATGGAGGAAAAGATCCCCACTGAGCACCAAAGCGTAGCTGTGACCTGTACAGACACACTGGAGGAAGAAACCAGTGGGACAATGTTAAAAGAGGACCCCATTGTCATTAAGGGTTGGACATCATTGGAGAAGTTGATGAGAAAACAAACGGATCAAGTGAAGGGTGAACCATCAGTTGAAGTGTCAAATACCTTTGGTGATGAAGAAAACAGGCATTCTATTGACAGTAAGGTTTATAGTGAGGAAGAAGGCGAGATGACAAACTATGTGAGGGATGATTATGATGAAGACACTGACAAGGTCCCAATGTCCAAAGAAGAAGATATTCATAAGGAAGATGACCTGGTCATTGTGAAAAATAAGGAGGATTTAGTTCCTACAGAGAACGAGAAAGGTCCAAGTGATGGACAACCATTGCTGATGAACAATATAATAGGAAAAGACTGGGAGGGGActgtggaagaggaagaggaggagatgatggGGGAATATGTGGAAGAGGGCAAATGGGAAGAAGAGAAAGTAGAAGTGGAGATGATGGCTGGGGAAAGGGAGTTGGAGGAGGTAGGGGAGGTGGAGGCAACAGAGGAGGAAGTGGGGAAGGAGGTGACCAAGGAGGAGTTGGCAGTAGAAGAGGTGGATAAGGACAAAGAAGAAATTATGTTATGGGAAAAGGTACAaggaaggggggaggaagagctggtgaaaggagaggaggaaatagagaAAGAAATGGAGGACGAGATGGTTGTTGAAGAAGAACTGGAGGAATTAGAGGAGGGGGATGTGAAATGGATAGattgggaggaagaggagattgtagcggaagagaaggaggaggaagcagAGAAAGACAAAGTAGATGTAGAATTACTCGATGATCAAAATGAATTGGTGGATGAGTTAAGCAAGCCAATGGGCAATCCTTGTGAGGGTAAGGGGGGTGAGAGCACAAATGGAAATGTTGCAGAAAAATCAGGCCCAGAAGAAAATACATTAAAGACGGATGAAGTGTCAAATCTTTGCTACAATGACGTAACGCCGGACACCaatcatcttggaggagaggaaaTGGATTCCATCAAAGGAGACGGGGAATCCTACATTCAAACAGATGAACCTGCCCGTGAGAAAGAGGGTGAAGGTGGGGCTGAGGCGGACAACGCGTCCACCGAGTCCCCGTCAGATGATGAGATGGAACTGTACATGCACAGTCTGAGGGCTGCACAGAAGCAGCGAAACAAGGACCTGAGTCTTGGGAAACGGCCCTCGATAAGTAGAAGAGGCAGCAGGCTGTCCATGCCGTCCATCAGTGAGTCTGTGGATGAGGCAAGCAACCAGGAAGATCAGCCAGACACAGTGTCTGTGGAGCATCAATCTACAAGTGCAGTGCCCGTTGTGGAGGGAGGGCAGGATAGCACCAGGAGCAATGTCATGTGGTGGAGAGAAACATTTTCTTGGCATAATCTCTCAAAAGCACTGTTATACATCGTCCTGTTTGTGGTGTTCTTTTTTGCTGCATACCATTATGACTTTCTGGCCTGTTTCAGTCTTTACTTGTTATCTGTGATCTGGCTGGTTTGTCAGGGGGAGAAACCGCAGATGAAAGGAAATAATAGAATAGGTCGAGACCCGTGA
- the ppp1r3ab gene encoding uncharacterized protein ppp1r3ab isoform X1, translating to MLNVSCQREAENLALRFPFTLSLDSPMESATAEPRPTGVSSLLGVPGLITWDGNEAIDAEVIGGIRPRSSPLPRRRSSSDLKDCELELTPSSSRRVSFADALGQNLVNVKEFDSWDITIPLNFDALEGEKEVEEYYLSSLYTPPPSQEAMVLRVQEQKLELESIELLRGTTILRGVVRVLNVSFDKMVYIRTSLDAWVTHFDLLAEFIPGSSNGDTDCFSFKLTLVPPFGEKGARVDFCLRYETPVGTFWANNSDRNYVMFCHQKVKGLKDKAQKYENGRRKSILKANIHEFPCDENWLSISDESSDVNKRGGEMTSVNISESESGALEDDHQKLLIESSHNSSRRNRRKAARLVKVQDYFIQREDETQEKEKGAVEPSQIPQETPSNGPVVQPLPPQHRKMFGLQATSDSLAMCNKLSPGLRDSTSCEESVKPENIDSMVSSAPSELGEEHASPILSNKSDLTDQPATLCQNGDTSVSKVEGSALMQMESEKGGSAISTEGTRSDNTVRLENSTAGSVPGSQTISFTFGNVVAPLYCQVFGRVVSESQSSTDIGNRTRGTLHGRDSTACTVQSYVETHSCVSADTHGTPEEKPVDQQQYLESNQGQFISGLSAEKESELEPLSEKAGGFPRAHTALHTAVALRAQIPKEDSGLQGPEENILPPQSQIHQDSEFFQTQTPLRNTTLSQTPPDTTLSQTQTLIDTTQGSLLQSQTEMGSKHVSAEMYMQGYSGGYERPDESEEMENPSPANTDEWSTGTFTELVGTYIAMLEPVYADLKVFTSTTKMEEKIPTEHQSVAVTCTDTLEEETSGTMLKEDPIVIKGWTSLEKLMRKQTDQVKGEPSVEVSNTFGDEENRHSIDSKVYSEEEGEMTNYVRDDYDEDTDKVPMSKEEDIHKEDDLVIVKNKEDLVPTENEKGPSDGQPLLMNNIIGKDWEGTVEEEEEEMMGEYVEEGKWEEEKVEVEMMAGERELEEVGEVEATEEEVGKEVTKEELAVEEVDKDKEEIMLWEKVQGRGEEELVKGEEEIEKEMEDEMVVEEELEELEEGDVKWIDWEEEEIVAEEKEEEAEKDKVDVELLDDQNELVDELSKPMGNPCEGKGGESTNGNVAEKSGPEENTLKTDEVSNLCYNDVTPDTNHLGGEEMDSIKGDGESYIQTDEPAREKEGEGGAEADNASTESPSDDEMELYMHSLRAAQKQRNKDLSLGKRPSISRRGSRLSMPSISESVDEASNQEDQPDTVSVEHQSTSAVPVVEGGQDSTRSNVMWWRETFSWHNLSKALLYIVLFVVFFFAAYHYDFLACFSLYLLSVIWLVCQGEKPQMKGNNRIGRDP from the exons ATGTTGAATGTCAGTTgccagagagaagcagagaactTGGCTCTGCGATTCCCCTTCACTCTGTCACTAGACAGCCCAATGGAGTCTGCTACGGCTGAACCAAGACCCACTGGGGTCAGCAGCCTCCTGGGTGTCCCAGGGCTCATCACCTGGGACGGGAACGAGGCGATTGATGCGGAGGTGATCGGTGGCATCAGGCCCAGGTCCTCCCCTCTTCCACGGAGAAGGAGCTCCAGTGACTTAAAGGACTGCGAGCTCGAGCTGACACCGTCAAGCTCCAGGAGGGTGTCCTTTGCGGACGCCCTTGGCCAAAACCTGGTGAACGTGAAAGAGTTTGACTCGTGGGACATAACCATCCCGCTGAATTTCGACGCccttgagggagagaaagaggtagaggaatACTACCTGTCCTCCTTATACACTCCTCCACCGTCCCAAGAAGCCATGGTCCTGAGGGTTCAGGAGCAGAAGCTAGAGCTGGAGAGCATTGAGTTACTCCGCGGGACTACGATACTGAGGGGCGTGGTCCGTGTTCTCAATGTCTCATTTGATAAGATGGTGTACATCCGCACCTCTCTGGATGCCTGGGTCACGCACTTTGACCTGCTGGCAGAGTTCATACCAGGGTCCAGCAATGGAGACACTGACTGCTTCTCCTTCAAGCTCACCCTGGTGCCCCCCTTTGGGGAAAAGGGGGCCAGAGTGGACTTCTGTCTCCGGTATGAGACCCCTGTTGGGACTTTCTGGGCCAACAATAGTGACCGGAACTATGTGATGTTTTGTCACCAGAAAGTCAAAGGGCTGAAAGATAAAGCACAAAAATATGAAAACGGGCGTAGGAAAAGCATCCTGAAAGCCAACAT TCATGAATTTCCCTGTGACGAAAACTGGTTATCCATCAGTGATGAATCGTCAG ATGTAAACAAAcgtggaggagagatgactagtgTGAACATCTCTGAGTCTGAGTCAGGAGCACTCGAAGATGATCATCAGAAATTACTG ATTGAGAGCAGCCACAACTCCAGCCGGAGAAACAGACGAAAGGCAGCACGATTGGTGAAGGTGCAGGACTACTTCATTCAGAGAGAGGATGAGACccaagagaaagagaagggagcagTGGAACCATCACAGATCCCACAGGAAACACCTTCAAATGGGCCTGTGGTACAACCACTGCCACCACAGCACAGGAAAATGTTTGGGCTGCAGGCGACTTCAGATTCTCTAGCTATGTGCAACAAATTGTCTCCTGGTCTCAGGGACAGCACGTCTTGTGAGGAGTCAGTGAAACCTGAGAACATAGACTCAATGGTCAGCTCAGCCCCATCCGAGCTGGGAGAGGAACATGCCTCACCGATCCTCAGCAACAAGTCAGATTTAACTGATCAACCCGCTACTCTGTGCCAAAATGGTGATACGTCTGTTTCTAAAGTGGAAGGAAGTGCTCTGATGCAGATGGAATCTGAGAAGGGTGGATCTGCCATCAGCACAGAAGGAACACGTTCAGATAACACTGTGAGGTTGGAGAACAGCACAGCAGGCTCAGTCCCAGGCAGCCAGACCATTAGCTTTACGTTTGGAAATGTTGTGGCCCCACTATACTGTCAGGTATTTGGTAGAGTGGTGAGCGAGAGCCAGAGCTCAACCGATATTGGGAATCGAACAAGGGGGACATTGCATGGAAGGGATTCAACAGCCTGTACAGTCCAGAGTTACGTAGAAACTCACTCCTGTGTTTCAGCTGATACCCACGGGACACCTGAAGAAAAGCCTGTAGATCAACAGCAATATCTTGAATCAAACCAAGGACAGTTCATCTCTGGATTAAGTGCAGAAAAAGAGTCTGAACTTGAACCTCTGTCAGAAAAGGCAGGAGGTTTTCCCAGGgctcacactgccctgcacactgctGTTGCTCTCAGGGCACAAATCCCCAAAGAGGACTCAGGCCTCCAGGGGCCTGAAGAGAACATTCTGCCTCCCCAGTCCCAGATCCACCAGGACAGCGAGTTTTTCCAGACACAAACCCCATTACGAAACACAACACTTTCACAAACTCCTCCAGACACAACactttcacaaacacaaacattgaTAGACACAACACAAGGCAGTCTCTTAcagtcacaaactgaaatggggTCTAAACATGTCTCTGCTGAAATGTATATGCAGGGGTACAGTGGTGGATATGAGAGACCTGATGAGTCAGAGGAAATGGAGAACCCTTCCCCAGCCAACACTGATGAATGGTCAACAGGGACATTCACAGAATTAGTAGGCACATATATAGCCATGCTAGAGCCTGTGTATGCTGACCTAAAGGTTTTCACTTCAACAACAAAGATGGAGGAAAAGATCCCCACTGAGCACCAAAGCGTAGCTGTGACCTGTACAGACACACTGGAGGAAGAAACCAGTGGGACAATGTTAAAAGAGGACCCCATTGTCATTAAGGGTTGGACATCATTGGAGAAGTTGATGAGAAAACAAACGGATCAAGTGAAGGGTGAACCATCAGTTGAAGTGTCAAATACCTTTGGTGATGAAGAAAACAGGCATTCTATTGACAGTAAGGTTTATAGTGAGGAAGAAGGCGAGATGACAAACTATGTGAGGGATGATTATGATGAAGACACTGACAAGGTCCCAATGTCCAAAGAAGAAGATATTCATAAGGAAGATGACCTGGTCATTGTGAAAAATAAGGAGGATTTAGTTCCTACAGAGAACGAGAAAGGTCCAAGTGATGGACAACCATTGCTGATGAACAATATAATAGGAAAAGACTGGGAGGGGActgtggaagaggaagaggaggagatgatggGGGAATATGTGGAAGAGGGCAAATGGGAAGAAGAGAAAGTAGAAGTGGAGATGATGGCTGGGGAAAGGGAGTTGGAGGAGGTAGGGGAGGTGGAGGCAACAGAGGAGGAAGTGGGGAAGGAGGTGACCAAGGAGGAGTTGGCAGTAGAAGAGGTGGATAAGGACAAAGAAGAAATTATGTTATGGGAAAAGGTACAaggaaggggggaggaagagctggtgaaaggagaggaggaaatagagaAAGAAATGGAGGACGAGATGGTTGTTGAAGAAGAACTGGAGGAATTAGAGGAGGGGGATGTGAAATGGATAGattgggaggaagaggagattgtagcggaagagaaggaggaggaagcagAGAAAGACAAAGTAGATGTAGAATTACTCGATGATCAAAATGAATTGGTGGATGAGTTAAGCAAGCCAATGGGCAATCCTTGTGAGGGTAAGGGGGGTGAGAGCACAAATGGAAATGTTGCAGAAAAATCAGGCCCAGAAGAAAATACATTAAAGACGGATGAAGTGTCAAATCTTTGCTACAATGACGTAACGCCGGACACCaatcatcttggaggagaggaaaTGGATTCCATCAAAGGAGACGGGGAATCCTACATTCAAACAGATGAACCTGCCCGTGAGAAAGAGGGTGAAGGTGGGGCTGAGGCGGACAACGCGTCCACCGAGTCCCCGTCAGATGATGAGATGGAACTGTACATGCACAGTCTGAGGGCTGCACAGAAGCAGCGAAACAAGGACCTGAGTCTTGGGAAACGGCCCTCGATAAGTAGAAGAGGCAGCAGGCTGTCCATGCCGTCCATCAGTGAGTCTGTGGATGAGGCAAGCAACCAGGAAGATCAGCCAGACACAGTGTCTGTGGAGCATCAATCTACAAGTGCAGTGCCCGTTGTGGAGGGAGGGCAGGATAGCACCAGGAGCAATGTCATGTGGTGGAGAGAAACATTTTCTTGGCATAATCTCTCAAAAGCACTGTTATACATCGTCCTGTTTGTGGTGTTCTTTTTTGCTGCATACCATTATGACTTTCTGGCCTGTTTCAGTCTTTACTTGTTATCTGTGATCTGGCTGGTTTGTCAGGGGGAGAAACCGCAGATGAAAGGAAATAATAGAATAGGTCGAGACCCGTGA